In the Ovis aries strain OAR_USU_Benz2616 breed Rambouillet chromosome 18, ARS-UI_Ramb_v3.0, whole genome shotgun sequence genome, CCCCTGGGGTTCAGCTTCATTTGGGCCTTCTCAGACGTCAGCATTTGTGCAGACCCCCTGGGATCTTCTTCAGATGCAGATTCCAGTTCTGTACGGCTGGGGCCGAGGACTCTGCATTTCTCACAAGCTCCCGGAGAAGCCGCCGGTGCTGCTGGGTAACAAGGAGTAGTAGCAAGATCCTGAGACCCGCTTCCTTAACCTTGGAGGTCTCACAGGATCTTAGAGGATCCATGAAGATCCCAGGCTTCCTCATCAGAtgccctcccacacacacaccagggaaGAGTGCAGAGTGGCCACAGGTCACAGAGCACATGGGGTTGATCCGTGGACCCTGGTGCCAGGACTCCTCTGCTGAGTGGGTTTCTACTCTACCCTCCTTCTGGGGCACCCTTGCTCCCTGCAGCCATCACCCAAGTGGGTGCCACATGCCGACTGTGCTGTGGGCCCCGGGGGTGCAGCAGcaagcaggagaggcagggcGCTCCGCCTGTCGAGCTTGCGTCCTAACCGGGAACGAGGCACAGGGGACACGGGCAGTACTTGGTGTGTCAGACGGGGGAAGCGCTGTGGGAAAAAAAACAGGCAGGAAAGGCAGCCAGGTTGTCCAGGGCTAGGGGCTGCAGTTTTAAGTAGGAGTTGGAGACATAGCGGGGGCAGGTGGGGTAAGGCCTCATGGGCCTCATGGACCTCGAATATTGGCCTGAATGAGATAGAGGCACAGAGGGTTTGGCAGAGCAAAAGGCCTGACGTGCGGGCTGTTGTGTGCAGGGAAAACCAGGCACACGCACAAATGATGGCGTCCGAGAGCAGCGGGAGCGTGATCTAGGAGAGCCCAGAGGAGAGGTCGTAGAGGCGGCCTGAGTGGGTGGAGGTGGCACCACAGGATCCACTCGTGGCTGGAATGGGGCGCGTGAGTGGAGAGTCGAGGCTGAGTGCTGGGTGTTTGACCTGAGTTATCAGGACTGAGAAGCCCGTGCCACACAGCGAGGCTGGGGGAGATCAGGAGCTCCAGGTTGCCAAGTCTGAAATGCCTGGGAGCCATCCAGGTGGGGTCCAGTGGGAAGTACCAGGCTGGTgtcaccccattttacagatgagtaaactgagctTCGGATAGGTTGCATGACTTGCGCAAGGCAAGTGTGTGGCCAAGAGGGGATCTATGCTCTAAGTCCGGACACtatcctccttcccctccctcacctAGTCGGGGCAGGAGTCCTGTCCTGAATGTTTGTCCCCCGCTAGACTGGGCCCATGTGTCTCTGTGTCCCCAGAGCTGGCACTGTGAGGCCCGCAGGAACTGGTGAGGAATGAGCATGGGGATGCGATGGGCATGTGGCCAGTGATGGGAGGGTTTGCAGGCAGGAAAGTTGGGAGCCAAGCTGTGCATATCGGCCTCATGGGACAGTGGCCAGAGAGGCCTTCACAGCCCGCTGTGGAGACCTGTCCCCATCACCCACCCTGCACAGAAGGGGAGCCTTATCAAGCCAgacagcgacttagcagcagggctGCAGCCCCTTCAACGTGCTCCTTCCCACACCTGCCCTGGCCAAAACGGGCTGAGACGCCGGCCCAGCTAGGGGCAGGCTGCCTTTCAGCAAAAGTAAAAGTGCCTCAGCTTCCAGATTATGAGATGATTCCACTTCAGACCAGCCTCTCCTCCCCTCGCCCACCAGGCACCTACGCCTCCCAGGCCTTTCTCCTTGTGCCCTGAGTCTCTCATGAAAACCCCCGCCGCGTCCTCACTGGAGCCTGGGCTTCCCTCCCAGGGGCCGGGCTGCAGTTAGGCCTGAGCCAGCTGGTCCCCCTGAGCCTCTCTACTCGGCCCTTCTTGTGTGGAAGGTGTTCCCTCCTGTGGACCGTCCCTTGGACTGTCTCGTCTCTGCTGCTGAACTCTGTCCTGGGGCAGCTCCTCGCCATCCCCAGGGCTCAGGGCACGTCCCAGACGGGGCTGTGCCCGTAGGCGGCCTGCAGTGGGAGCAGGGACAAGAGGAGGGGTCCCTGGACCAGATCTTGTGGTAGGTCAGTGCTGGCAAAGGTTTAATGGCCGTTTGGCTGGGAGGCCTGATCTGTCATGTGAGTTGATTTCTGTGGTCTAAATCCTCTTGtcatgattttttgttttcaagcTACCGTCATGGGTTCACTGAATAGGGAGTAGGGAAGATATATGCAACATACCCTATAGTCCAGGTTGTATTTCCACCGTCCACCCACAACAGACGATGATAACCTCATGAGCATAGATGagactcttgttttttttttaaaaaaaacaatgttttttaCGTCCAGCCCATCTCTGAGAAGAGCGTGCCTGGCCAAGGGGACAGTGGATGTCAAGGGGTGAAGATGCGAAGGGGGAGTGGCTGTAGGGCATGAGGGAGGCTGTGGACTGGACTGGAGATGTGGCTGGTGAGCTTGGCAGGGGCCCTTCCGGGACCCCGGTGCTGAGAAGCTGTGACCTGAGGGAGAAGGCTGTGGCAGGTCACTCTTATGGTCCCTGTGGAGTGGGGaccaggagggagggaaggctgGGTGTCATCAGGCCAGAGATGGTATTGATGCCCCAGGAACCATGGGACAGTCAAGAGACCTTTGGAAGATAGAATCAATATATTTTGGAATGGGTGgtacctcaattttctcatctgcgAAATGGGTGTATGACCCACCTCCGGTGACTCTCAGGTGTGTGGGGGCAGAGTGGGGAGTGAGATGACAGCTGACGGTCACAGAGGTGCCCCTGCCTTTCCCTGAAAGCACTGGCTTTCCCCTTCAGGTTCAAAGAGCGTGTACTGCAGACCCCCAATGACCTCCTGGCAGCTGGCTTCGAGGAGCACACTTTCCGAAACTTCTTCAACGCTGTGAGTTAACCCCAGGCACGACGGCTGAGGGGCTCAGCTTTCCTCAGGGCTGGCAGAGCAGACAGAAGACTGAGGGCTCCTTCCTGCCTGTGGGGACATCGAGAGGCCAGGGGGCCCAAGGCCCTGCCCTTCCTCTGGGAGGAGGCACCTCCTTTGGAACGGTAGCTGTCAGGCTGGAAACttcccccagcctccccacctcacccccctgACCCCACTAGTGAGGGCAGTGCGGGGCTGGAGGACTCTCACTTCTGAATCTGTATGTAAGAATCGGAGTCACGGCAGTGAGGAGGGAGACTCGGGGCCAAGGGACTCACTACAGAGTGTCTCTAACCCTGTCACTTAGCTTTGGCGAGATCTCTGATGGATTGATTCTGGGGCCTCAACTTGAGGATTTCAAGGTGGAAATTTCAAGGAGCGAGGTTcgtggagggaggggcagggcctGCCTGGCCCCCAGCTGAGGGCCCGGGGGTGCAGTTTTACAGTGTGGTAGAGCTGGTGGAGAAGGATGGCTCCGTGTCCAGCCTGCTGAAGGTGTTCAACGACCAGAGCTTCTCAGACCGAATCGTGCAGTTCCTGCGCCTGCTGACCTCTGCCTTCATCAGGAACCGTGCAGACTTCTTCCGACATTTCATTGACGAGGAGATGGACATCAAAGACTTCTGCGCTCATGTAGGTCCTCGGGGCTCCGGCTTGGGATGTGGCctccagccctgggctctgcTCTCATCCCTCTCTCCTTAAGAGACCTTAACACCAACATTCCCTATCAGGGGGCTGGGGGGTCACGTCTATGTGGCAATTCAGAGCTTTAGATTAGATTAGCAAACTGAACAGGTTGTCCTTCAGCTGCCTGAGCTGTGGGGCTTTGAGCaagtcactttccctctctgagtCAGATTGTCTCATCAAAGGGCCTTTGGACTGGACTGTTTACAAAATGACAGAGTAGCAACCCCAGAGTCATCTTTGCTCCAGGACATATTTTATGATGTGCGGTGTTTACCTGAAAGGACTGCCAACCATTTAAACGTTGTGCAGTTTTTATATGGATGTCTGGATTTCTCTGGAAAAATCAGATCCAGCTCTCCAGGCTTTATTCTTGCATGGCAACAATCAGCAGGAGCTAAGTGGCAGCTGCCTGAGTTACTGGACTCACTAGCCAGCTTGTCACCATCTCTGCCTGTCTCCACTGACTCGCTCACTTGCTCGCCCAGCCCTCTTTAAGCACCTAAGCTTGAATACCTTTTATGATAGAGTCCCTTTCTGCTCTGAGGTTCCTTATGCATTAGAAAGCCCAAGCTGAAAAACTCCTGCTCTCCTCTCCAGATTCTTCAAAGTATTGTGTTCTTCTGACATACGAGGGGACCAGAATCAAAAAGATCTAGATTCAAACCTTTTAATTCTGGTGACTTCTGTCTGTTCCTTCCTCACTGAGCCTgcgtttccttctctagaaaaTGCGTATGTCGACATCTGCCTCAAGGCCTGTTGTGGAGACCATTGCACAGTTGCAGAGGTTTTGAGCTCTGCAACTGGGCAAAAAGCCAGGGTGGGACCTCTCACCTGTCCTCTCCTGGGCCTGCATCCTCAGCTGGGTTGTTTTCTCCTTGTGGCTTTTGCAGGAAGTGGAGCCCATGGCCATGGAGTGTGACCACATCCAAATCACAGCCCTGTCCCAGGCCCTGAACATCGCCCTGCAGGTGGAGTACGTGGACGAGATGGACACGGCCCTGAACCACCATGTGTTCCCCGAGGCTGCCACCCCCTCCGTGTACCTGCTCTATAAAACATCCCACTACAACATCCTTTATGCAGCTGATAAACATTGATTAATTCTAGGCCATGCAGTGGAGCCTGTCACCTAACGGGACTGCATTCTGAATGGAACATTACggcttttcagttttttaagcgATTTAGACTGTAGTTAAGAGAACGTTGCCGCCTTTGGGGCAAAGGCACTGGGAATAAGGCCTACTCACTATGGACTGTTGGTAACTTggtgataatatttttaatatttattttcacgGAGGATCCAGTGTT is a window encoding:
- the OTUB2 gene encoding ubiquitin thioesterase OTUB2; translation: MSETSFNLISEKCDILSILRDHPENRIYQRKIQELSKRFTAIRKTKGDGNCFYRALGYSYLESLLGKSREILKFKERVLQTPNDLLAAGFEEHTFRNFFNAFYSVVELVEKDGSVSSLLKVFNDQSFSDRIVQFLRLLTSAFIRNRADFFRHFIDEEMDIKDFCAHEVEPMAMECDHIQITALSQALNIALQVEYVDEMDTALNHHVFPEAATPSVYLLYKTSHYNILYAADKH